The Euleptes europaea isolate rEulEur1 chromosome 2, rEulEur1.hap1, whole genome shotgun sequence genome has a segment encoding these proteins:
- the AP4M1 gene encoding AP-4 complex subunit mu-1, giving the protein MFAQVFVLSAQGDPLLYRDLRGDGGADLPAAFYRRLTALPGGRAPVFMAADGPGLPFAHVRHGGLYLAATLLPAASPFLAVEFLSRLAALLRDYCGALNEQTVSLNFALIYELLDELLDFGYIQTTRPDVLKNFIQTEPVVSQHFSLLNLSTVGLFGADTQQSKVAPSCAATRPVLPLRGEQGARPEVFLDVVERLSVVIAANGTPMKTDVQGEIRLKSFFPGCSEMRIGLTEEFCVGKTEVRGYGTAVRVDECSFHSSVKLEEFERSRILRVNPSQGELTLMQYQLADDIPSALPFHLFPTINRDASGRLQVYLKMRCDLPPKSHAVNVCLHLPVPRASLSLAQELSSPEQTAALQSSTKSIEWLVPRVQGGSQLSALFKLEVPGLSQAMLRELGPLNLSFEVPAYTCSGLQVRFLRFTGPQPNLPYRWVRYVTHSDSYVIRLNAG; this is encoded by the exons ATGTTCGCGCAGGTCTTCGTGCTCTCGGCGCAGGGAGACCCGCTGCTCTACAGGGACC TCCGCGGCGATGGCGGAGCCGACCTGCCCGCCGCCTTCTACCGCCGCCTCACGGCCCTGCCCGGCGGCCGCGCCCCGGTCTTCATG GCCGCGGACGGTCCGGGGCTGCCCTTCGCGCACGTGCGCCACGGCGGGCTCTACCTGGCGGCCACCCTCCTGCCCGCCGCCTCGCCCTTCCTGGCCGTCGAGTTCCTCAGCAG ACTGGCCGCCCTCCTGCGCGACTACTGCGGCGCCCTCAACGAGCAGACGGTCAGCCTCAACTTCGCCCTCATCTACGAGCTGCTGGACGAGCTGCTG GACTTTGGCTACATTCAGACGACCAGGCCTGACGTGCTGAAAAACTTCATCCAGACGGAGCCCGTGGTCAGCCAGCACTTCAGCCTTCTCAACCTCAGCACCGTCGGCCTG TTTGGAGCTGACACACAACAAAGCAAAGTGGCCCCCAGCTGTGCTGCCACCCGCCCCGTCCTTCCTCTACGGGGAGAACAG GGTGCGCGGCCAGAAGTCTTCCTGGATGTGGTTGAGCGTCTCTCTGTTGTCATTGCGGCAAAT ggcacTCCCATGAAGACTGATGTCCAGGGGGAAATCCGGCTCAAGAGCTTCTTCCCTGGGTGCTCCG AGATGCGGATCGGACTCACAGAGGAATTCTGTGTGGGCAAGACAGAGGTGCGAG GATACGGCACGGCCGTCCGCGTGGACGAATGTTCCTTCCACAGCTCCGTGAAACTGGAGGAGTTTGAGCGCAGCCGCATCCTCCGCGTCAACCCCAGCCAAGGGGAG CTGACCCTGATGCAGTACCAGCTGGCAGACGACATCCCTTCCGCTCTGCCCTTCCATCTGTTCCCCACCATTAACCGTGATGCCAGCGGCAG GCTCCAGGTGTACCTTAAGATGCGTTGTGACTTGCCCCCCAAGAG CCACGCTGTGAACGTCTGCCTCCACCTGCCTGTCCCCAGGGCCTCTCTGAG CCTCGCTCAAGAGCTGAGCAGTCCAGAGCAAACGGCTGCCCTGCAGTCCAGCACCAAATCCATTGAGTGGCTGGTGCCCAGAGTGCAAGGCGGGTCCCAGCTCTCCGCCCTTTTTAAG CTGGAGGTGCCAGGGCTGAGCCAGGCCATGTTGCGGGAGCTGGGGCCCTTGAACCTCTCTTTCGAGGTGCCGGCCTACACCTGCTCAGGCCTGCAGGTACGCTTTCTGCGCTTCACAGGGCCGCAGCCGAATCTTCCTTATCGCTGGGTGCGGTATGTGACGCACAGTGACTCCTACGTCATCCGCCTTAATGCGGGGTAG
- the MCM7 gene encoding DNA replication licensing factor MCM7, whose product MRRFELYFKAPAGTKARVIREVKADSIGKLVTVRGIVTRVSEVKPRMVVATYSCDQCGAETYQPIQSPSFMPLLMCPSRECQTDRAGGRLYLQSRGSKFIKYQELKIQEHSDQVPVGNLPRSINVSAQGENTRLVQPGDHVSITGVFLPVRQTGFRQLLQGLLSDTYLEAHHIVCMSKSEQEELGEELTEEELRQITEEDFYDKLAASIAPEIYGHEDVKKALLLLLVGGVDQNPRGMKIRGNINICLMGDPGVAKSQLLSYITRLAPRSQYTTGRGSSGVGLTAAVLRDPLTGELTLEGGALVLADQGVCCIDEFDKMLESDRTAIHEVMEQQTLSIAKAGILTTLNARCAILAAANPAYGRYNPKRSLEQNLQLPAALLSRFDLLWLIQDRPDRDSDLRLAQHITYVHQHNRQPPSQFQPLDMALMRRYIATCKRKQPAVPESLADYITAAYVEMRKEAWANKDATYTSARTLLGILRLATALARLRRVDMVEKEDVNEAMRLMEMSKDSLLADKGQPSRGQHPSDLIFAAIREMVPAEGVRSVRLAEAEQRCVSKGFTPAQFHAALEDYEELNVWQVNQQKTRLTFV is encoded by the exons ATGCGCCGATT TGAGCTGTACTTCAAGGCTCCTGCGGGCACCAAGGCCCGGGTGATCCGGGAGGTGAAGGCCGATTCCATCGGCAAACTGGTGACCGTCCGCGGCATCGTCACCCGTGTCTCCGAGGTGAAGCCTCGCATGGTGGTTGCCACGTACAGCTGTGACCAGTGTGGTGCGGAGACCTACCAGCCC ATCCAGTCGCCAAGTTTCATGCCTCTCTTGATGTGCCCGAGCCGCGAATGCCAGACCGACCGAGCGGGGGGTCGACTCTACCTGCAAAGCCGCGGCTCCAAGTTCATTAAGTATCAGGAGCTGAAGATCCAGGAGCAT AGTGACCAGGTGCCGGTGGGCAACTTGCCCCGCTCCATTAATGTTAGCGCGCAAGGAGAGAACACGCGCCTGGTGCAGCCCGGCGACCACGTCAGCATCACCGGAGTCTTCCTTCCTGTGCGGCAGACGGGCTTCAGGCAGCTCCTGCAG GGCCTTCTCTCCGACACGTACCTGGAGGCCCATCACATTGTCTGCATGAGTAAGAGTGAGCAGGAggagctgggggaggagctgactGAGGAGGAGCTGCGGCAGATTACAG AGGAGGACTTCTATGACAAGTTGGCTGCCTCGATTGCCCCCGAGATCTACGGACACGAGGATGTCAAGaaggccctgctgctgctgctggttggGGGAGTGGACCAGAACCCCCGGGGCATGAAGATACGTG GGAACATCAACATCTGCCTCATGGGGGATCCTGGTGTGGCCAAGTCCCAGCTGCTGTCGTACATCACACGCCTGGCACCACGCA GCCAGTACACAACCGGGCGCGGCTCCTCTGGCGTGGGGCTGACGGCGGCTGTGCTGCGTGATCCGCTGACGGGCGAGCTGACTCTGGAGGGGGGGGCGCTGGTGCTGGCCGACCAGGGGGTGTGCTGCATCGACGAGTTCGACAAGATGCTGGAGTCGGACCGCACGGCCATCCATGAGGTGATGGAGCAGCAGACCCTGTCCATCGCCAAGGCGGGCATCCTGACTACACTGAATGCCCGCTGTGCCATCCTGGCGGCCGCCAACCCTGCCTATGGCCGCTACAACCCCAAGCGCAGCCTGGAGCAGAACCTCCAGCTCCCAGCTGCCCTGCTCTCCCGCTTCGACTTGCTGTGGCTGATCCAGGACCGGCCGGACCGTGACAGTGACCTCCG GCTCGCCCAGCACATCACTTATGTGCACCAGCACAACCGGCAGCCACCCAGCCAGTTCCAGCCGCTGGACATGGCCCTCATGAG GCGCTACATTGCCACGTGCAAGCGGAAGCAGCCGGCGGTGCCAGAGTCGCTGGCGGATTACATCACTGCTGCGTACGTGGAGATGCGCAAGGAGGCCTGGGCCAACAAGGACGCCACCTACACCTCTGCCCGCACCTTGCTGGGCATCCTGCGCCTGGCCACGGCCCTG GCACGGCTGCGGCGCGTGGACATGGTGGAGAAGGAGGACGTGAATGAGGCAATGCGCCTGATGGAGATGTCCAAAGACTCCCTTCTCGCAGACAAGGGCCAGCCAAGCAG AGGACAACACCCCTCTGACCTGATCTTTGCGGCCATCCGGGAAATGGTTCCGGCGGAGGGAGTCCGCTCGGTCCGCCTCGCTGAGGCCGAGCAGCGCTGCGTCTCGAAGGGCTTCACTCCCGCTCAGTTCCATGCGGCACTCGAGGACTACGAAGAGTTGAACGTTTGGCAGGTGAACCAGCAAAAGACCCGCCTCACGTTTGTGTAA